The Blattabacterium cuenoti genome includes a region encoding these proteins:
- the recG gene encoding ATP-dependent DNA helicase RecG yields the protein MSYNILKKSIKYLKGLSLKKTYLVNSELNIYTYEDLLFFYPKEYIHICTLKNISELSNNNRDFIQIIGKITKIEEINFKNKKGKMSVAYLEDQTGLIELIWFQKNNFLKSIKKNMTVIVCGKISYFQKKIQIIHPNIQEFRSLSSVKNHSIFPIYSIPSNLQKKGINNSFMINLLQNLIKELKNNIDEFFFQDFLDKKLMSRKKALIQIHFPESLDSLLKAQYSLKFEELFLLKLFFLYRKKAAHSFAFTKLGKNFHNFYQNFLPFTLTEEQKKVFKEIWNDLKKPIQMNRLLQGEVGCGKTIIAMLSMLVALDNGFQSCLMAPTEVLAIQHYYSIKKMFSKIGIQIALLTSSISDSIRKSLYHKILEGQISIVIGTHSLIQEKVQFKNLGLAIIDEEQRFGVEQRKKIWKKDDKHPHILIMTATPIPRTLAKIIYHDLNISIIKKLPLGRKPIKTIHFCKKNRDQAFQIVEDQISIGRQIYIIYPTINDSLKYRNLMKGYQEIKEKFQNLKNEIGVLHGKMNFQEKNIQINRFLRGKIKILIATTVIEVGVNAPNASVIIIENANFFGLSQLHQLRGRVGRGIHQSYCILITDNQISKEGFFRIKKMCETNKGLEIAKEDLKLRGGGDLIGTKQSGKNYFRIINLIKDYKLIKEVFPIAQSFFQENPNFLTKNIFYEYYKNKWKICK from the coding sequence ATGTCCTACAATATTTTAAAAAAATCTATAAAATATTTAAAGGGATTAAGTTTGAAAAAAACTTATCTAGTTAATTCGGAATTAAATATTTATACATATGAAGATTTACTTTTTTTTTATCCTAAAGAATATATACATATATGTACATTAAAGAATATATCAGAATTATCAAATAATAATCGTGATTTTATCCAAATAATCGGAAAAATTACTAAGATTGAAGAAATCAACTTCAAAAATAAAAAAGGAAAAATGTCAGTAGCATATTTAGAAGACCAAACTGGTTTGATTGAGTTAATTTGGTTTCAAAAAAATAATTTTTTAAAAAGCATAAAAAAAAATATGACAGTCATAGTTTGTGGAAAAATAAGCTATTTTCAAAAAAAAATTCAAATTATTCATCCAAATATTCAAGAATTTCGTTCTTTATCTTCAGTAAAAAATCATTCTATATTTCCCATATATTCTATTCCCAGTAATTTACAGAAAAAAGGAATAAATAATTCTTTTATGATCAATTTATTACAAAATCTTATAAAAGAATTAAAAAACAACATCGATGAATTTTTTTTTCAAGATTTTCTTGATAAAAAATTAATGTCAAGAAAAAAAGCTTTAATTCAAATTCATTTTCCAGAATCTTTAGATTCTTTATTAAAAGCACAATATTCTTTAAAATTTGAAGAATTATTTTTATTAAAATTGTTCTTTTTATATAGAAAAAAAGCAGCACACAGTTTCGCTTTTACAAAGTTAGGTAAGAATTTTCATAATTTCTACCAAAATTTTCTACCTTTTACTCTAACAGAAGAACAAAAGAAAGTATTTAAGGAAATATGGAATGATTTAAAAAAACCCATTCAAATGAATAGATTATTACAAGGAGAAGTTGGATGCGGAAAAACTATTATAGCAATGTTATCTATGTTGGTAGCTTTAGACAATGGATTTCAGTCTTGTTTGATGGCTCCGACTGAAGTATTAGCTATACAACATTATTATTCTATAAAAAAAATGTTTTCAAAAATTGGAATTCAAATTGCATTATTAACAAGTTCTATTTCTGATTCTATACGTAAATCTCTTTATCATAAAATATTAGAAGGTCAAATATCTATTGTAATAGGAACACATTCTTTAATTCAAGAGAAGGTTCAATTTAAAAATCTTGGATTGGCAATAATAGATGAAGAACAACGTTTTGGAGTAGAACAAAGAAAAAAAATTTGGAAAAAAGATGATAAACATCCTCATATTTTAATTATGACTGCGACCCCTATTCCGAGAACTTTAGCTAAAATCATTTATCATGATTTAAATATTTCGATTATAAAAAAACTCCCTTTAGGTAGAAAACCTATTAAAACTATTCATTTTTGTAAAAAAAATCGAGATCAAGCTTTTCAAATAGTGGAGGATCAAATTTCAATAGGAAGACAAATTTATATTATATATCCCACCATCAATGATTCTTTGAAGTATAGAAATTTAATGAAAGGATATCAGGAAATAAAAGAAAAATTTCAAAATTTGAAAAACGAAATTGGAGTTTTACATGGAAAAATGAATTTCCAAGAAAAAAATATACAAATTAATCGATTTTTACGTGGAAAGATTAAAATTTTAATAGCAACTACAGTTATAGAAGTTGGTGTAAATGCCCCTAATGCGTCGGTCATTATAATAGAGAATGCAAACTTTTTTGGATTATCACAATTACATCAATTGAGAGGAAGAGTCGGAAGAGGAATTCATCAAAGTTACTGTATTCTTATTACTGATAATCAAATTAGTAAAGAAGGTTTTTTTAGAATTAAAAAAATGTGTGAAACAAATAAAGGATTAGAAATAGCTAAAGAAGATCTTAAATTACGTGGTGGAGGAGATTTAATAGGAACTAAACAAAGTGGAAAAAATTATTTTCGCATTATAAATCTAATTAAAGATTATAAATTAATAAAAGAAGTTTTTCCAATTGCTCAAAGTTTTTTTCAAGAGAACCCTAATTTTTTAACAAAAAATATTTTTTATGAATATTATAAAAATAAATGGAAAATATGTAAATGA
- a CDS encoding ATP-dependent helicase, with protein MNNINSLNNYQRKIIETINGPILVLAGAGSGKTHVITHRIVHMIQNVGISPSSILVLTFTKKAAKEMKNRIFNMMMDPINFHQITLGTFHSIFSSILRKESHWLGFKHNYTIYDYQDSKNVIKKILKNIKIDTFLNFKEIVKKISVQKNNLFSIKNKSKDQKSDYFSEIYESYTKRCFQANALDFDDILLYTNHLFSYFPNVLEKYQKKFKYVLIDEYQDTNLSQYTIIKHLVSVHQNLFVVGDDAQSIYAFRGANISNILNFHIDYKNAKVFRLEQNYRSTYYIVQASNSIISFNKNQIVKKIWTNNEKGEKIRIYSAFSDLEEAQYIASSIMSIKKKMNLRYEDFAILYRANRQSHIIEYSLKKKNIPYHIYGSISFEKRKEIRDFLAYLRVIVNPNDEESLLRILKTKNQNIVKNLLSLSKKEEITIHKIIENIEKYQLLLKINNKTKNRLKSLFFTIKKFRTNIEHDNAYIIAKNVINFLLKENPKNYNYENFQYILHSIFQYIKEQKKLKNNGDTSLHSFLQCFYLEIDDNINFVENEKNKVSLMTVHLSKGLEFSIVFIVGLEENLFPLKSDFKNLFQIEEERRLFYVALTRAQKKAVLTYAKYRFIWGEKKKNIPSRFINEINKNFIDIENQKCISKKKEIFSFSQENQNYQYSKIQKGIKVFHKKFGLGSIIELQNHNQIALIKFKKSGEKRILLKLNKLIIYSIDSNL; from the coding sequence ATGAATAATATAAATTCTCTAAATAATTATCAACGTAAGATAATAGAAACTATTAATGGGCCCATATTAGTTCTTGCTGGAGCCGGATCAGGTAAAACTCATGTTATTACACATCGCATTGTTCACATGATTCAAAATGTAGGAATATCTCCTTCTAGTATATTAGTTTTGACTTTTACTAAGAAAGCCGCAAAGGAAATGAAAAATCGTATTTTTAATATGATGATGGATCCAATAAATTTTCATCAAATAACATTAGGAACTTTTCATTCCATATTTTCAAGCATTTTAAGAAAAGAATCTCACTGGTTAGGATTCAAACATAATTATACTATTTATGATTATCAAGATTCTAAAAATGTTATTAAAAAAATATTAAAAAATATAAAAATAGACACATTTTTAAATTTTAAAGAAATAGTAAAAAAAATTTCCGTACAAAAAAATAATTTGTTTTCTATTAAAAATAAATCAAAAGATCAAAAATCTGATTATTTTTCTGAAATATATGAATCTTATACAAAACGTTGTTTTCAAGCAAATGCATTAGATTTTGATGATATATTACTTTATACTAATCATTTATTTTCTTATTTTCCAAATGTTCTTGAAAAATATCAAAAAAAATTTAAATATGTATTAATTGATGAATATCAAGATACCAATTTATCTCAATATACAATTATAAAACATCTGGTTTCCGTCCATCAAAATCTTTTTGTAGTGGGAGATGACGCTCAAAGTATTTATGCTTTTCGTGGAGCAAATATTTCAAATATTTTAAATTTTCATATTGATTACAAAAATGCCAAAGTTTTTCGTCTTGAACAAAATTATCGTTCTACTTACTATATAGTACAAGCCTCTAACAGTATTATTTCTTTTAACAAAAATCAAATTGTTAAAAAAATATGGACAAATAATGAAAAAGGAGAAAAAATAAGAATATATAGCGCTTTTTCTGACCTAGAAGAAGCACAATATATTGCTTCTTCTATTATGTCAATAAAGAAAAAAATGAATTTACGATATGAAGATTTTGCTATTCTTTACAGAGCAAATAGACAATCTCATATTATTGAATATTCACTTAAAAAAAAAAATATTCCATATCATATATATGGATCGATTTCGTTTGAAAAACGAAAGGAAATTCGAGATTTTTTAGCTTATCTTAGAGTCATTGTCAATCCAAATGATGAAGAATCTTTATTACGTATATTAAAAACAAAAAATCAAAATATAGTCAAAAATCTATTAAGTTTATCTAAAAAAGAAGAAATTACAATTCATAAAATAATAGAGAACATTGAGAAATATCAATTATTATTAAAAATAAATAATAAAACAAAAAATAGACTTAAAAGTTTATTTTTTACGATCAAAAAATTTCGTACGAATATAGAACATGATAATGCATATATAATAGCAAAAAATGTAATAAATTTCTTGTTAAAAGAAAACCCTAAAAATTATAATTATGAAAATTTTCAATATATACTTCATAGTATATTCCAATATATTAAAGAACAAAAAAAATTGAAAAATAATGGAGATACAAGTTTACATAGTTTTTTGCAATGTTTTTATTTAGAAATCGACGATAATATCAATTTTGTAGAAAATGAAAAAAATAAAGTTTCGTTAATGACTGTTCACTTATCCAAAGGATTGGAATTTTCCATTGTTTTTATTGTAGGATTAGAAGAAAATTTATTTCCATTAAAATCGGATTTTAAAAATTTATTTCAAATAGAGGAAGAACGTCGTTTATTTTACGTTGCTTTAACTAGAGCTCAAAAAAAAGCAGTTCTTACTTATGCGAAGTATAGATTTATATGGGGAGAAAAAAAAAAAAATATTCCGAGTCGTTTTATTAACGAAATAAATAAAAATTTTATTGATATAGAAAATCAAAAATGTATATCAAAAAAAAAAGAAATTTTTTCTTTTAGTCAGGAAAATCAAAATTATCAATATTCAAAAATTCAAAAAGGAATAAAAGTTTTTCACAAAAAATTTGGATTGGGAAGTATTATAGAATTACAAAATCATAATCAAATAGCTTTAATAAAATTTAAAAAATCAGGAGAAAAAAGAATTTTGCTAAAATTAAATAAACTTATTATTTACTCAATAGATAGTAATTTATGA
- a CDS encoding cation diffusion facilitator family transporter, giving the protein MKNSKKIKLNFYLQKIICCVAIIFFFIKLITWHITSSLSIFSDAMESLINVISGFIGLCSLYISSLPKDQNHPYGHGKIEFISTAIEGVLISIVGITIFINTFIRIKYNMHEHEIILSRLDYGILLMSLTGIINYLLGFIACKIGHKNGALTLVASGKHLQIDTYSTFGIVVGLILLNITKCTWIDPIISIIFSSVILYTGFKLLRNATAGIMDESDKKLLKKLSFYLNEKRDIHWIDLHHLKIIKYGSALHIDCHLTVPWFFNIKEANQEIKKLTQLTKNEFGSKVELSVHVEACSNHHCILCFHHSCKVRKNIFQKKILWTLDKTSY; this is encoded by the coding sequence ATGAAAAATTCAAAAAAAATTAAATTAAATTTTTATCTGCAAAAAATAATTTGTTGTGTAGCAATTATTTTTTTTTTCATAAAATTAATTACTTGGCATATTACTTCTTCACTTTCTATATTCAGTGACGCTATGGAAAGTTTAATTAATGTCATTAGTGGTTTTATTGGATTATGTAGTCTTTATATATCATCTTTACCTAAAGATCAGAATCATCCATATGGACATGGAAAAATAGAATTTATATCAACGGCAATAGAAGGTGTTTTAATTTCTATAGTAGGAATTACTATTTTTATAAATACTTTTATACGTATCAAATATAATATGCATGAACATGAAATCATTTTATCTAGATTAGATTATGGTATACTTTTAATGTCATTGACTGGAATTATTAATTATTTATTAGGATTTATAGCTTGTAAAATAGGACATAAAAATGGAGCCTTAACGTTAGTAGCTAGTGGAAAACATCTACAAATAGATACCTATTCTACTTTTGGAATAGTTGTAGGATTAATTTTATTGAATATTACTAAATGTACATGGATAGATCCTATTATTTCCATTATTTTTTCATCTGTGATTTTATATACAGGATTTAAATTATTGAGAAATGCTACAGCTGGAATTATGGACGAATCTGATAAAAAACTTTTAAAAAAACTTTCATTTTATCTAAACGAAAAAAGAGATATTCATTGGATTGATCTTCATCATTTAAAAATTATTAAATATGGAAGTGCATTACACATAGATTGTCATCTAACTGTTCCTTGGTTTTTTAATATAAAAGAAGCTAATCAGGAAATCAAAAAGTTAACTCAATTAACAAAAAATGAATTTGGATCTAAAGTAGAATTATCGGTACACGTTGAAGCTTGTTCTAATCATCATTGTATACTTTGTTTTCATCATTCTTGTAAAGTAAGGAAAAACATTTTTCAAAAAAAAATTCTTTGGACTTTAGATAAAACATCTTATTAA
- a CDS encoding DUF4290 domain-containing protein: protein MEYNTNRFKLVIPEYGRNIHKMIDYAIQIKNRKERNRCAWGIIKLMTGSVQTKFKKSIPHFQHFQHKLWNQLFIMSKYQLDIDPPFPKPNSKEIYKKNSYHPKKVAYPEYLTNFRYYGKIIRDMIHVAIRCKNTKKKEGLFYAIANTMKKNYLRWNKSIVEDDVIFKDLKELSKGKICLMKNTDSLLQCSHILRCKKKYY, encoded by the coding sequence ATGGAATACAACACTAATCGTTTCAAATTGGTGATCCCAGAATATGGGAGAAATATTCATAAAATGATAGATTACGCCATACAAATAAAAAATAGAAAAGAAAGAAATCGTTGTGCATGGGGGATTATCAAATTAATGACAGGTTCTGTTCAGACTAAATTTAAAAAATCAATTCCTCATTTTCAACATTTTCAACATAAACTATGGAATCAATTATTTATTATGTCTAAATATCAATTAGATATTGATCCACCTTTTCCTAAACCTAACTCAAAAGAAATCTACAAAAAAAATTCTTATCATCCTAAGAAGGTAGCTTATCCTGAATATTTAACTAATTTTAGATATTATGGAAAAATAATTAGAGATATGATACATGTAGCAATACGTTGTAAAAACACGAAAAAAAAAGAAGGATTATTTTATGCAATTGCTAATACAATGAAAAAAAACTATTTAAGATGGAATAAAAGTATAGTGGAGGATGATGTCATATTTAAAGATTTAAAAGAACTTTCAAAAGGAAAAATATGTTTAATGAAAAATACAGATTCATTATTACAATGTTCTCATATTTTAAGATGTAAAAAAAAATATTATTAA
- the murA gene encoding UDP-N-acetylglucosamine 1-carboxyvinyltransferase yields the protein MGIFKIKGGFPLKGEIQPQGAKNESLQVLCAVLLTSEKLRIKNIPEIGDVKCLVKILNSIGVSVKKNGVGDYTFQAKDINTEYFNTEKFREYGRSIRGSIMIAGPLLARFGKVSIPVPGGDRIGRRRLDVHLKGLKLLGSNIHYNNEYKYFDLHINKKGLIGEYILMEEASITGTANIIMASTLAKGKTTIYNAACEPYVQQLCKLLNRMGAKIKGIGSNLIHIIGVKDLGGCEHTILPDMVEIGSWIGLSAITCSEIKIKNVSWKNLGIIPRIFQKMGIKLEKEKDNIYIPSQKSYQIKKSLNNAILTISDSPWPGLTPDLLSILTVVATQAKGSVLIHQKMFESRLFFVDKLIEMGAQIILCDPHRATVIGLNHQSYLRGSILNSPDIRAGISLLIAALSAKGTSIIKNIEQIDRGYENIDQRLRILGADILRIE from the coding sequence ATGGGTATTTTCAAAATAAAAGGAGGTTTTCCCTTAAAAGGAGAAATACAACCACAAGGAGCAAAAAATGAATCTTTACAAGTATTATGTGCCGTATTATTAACTTCAGAAAAATTAAGAATTAAAAACATTCCTGAAATTGGAGATGTAAAATGTTTAGTAAAAATTTTAAACTCTATAGGAGTTTCAGTAAAAAAAAATGGGGTTGGAGATTACACTTTTCAAGCAAAAGATATAAATACTGAATATTTTAATACAGAAAAATTTCGTGAGTATGGAAGATCTATAAGAGGATCAATTATGATAGCAGGCCCTTTACTTGCTAGATTTGGAAAAGTTAGTATTCCCGTTCCTGGAGGAGATAGGATCGGTAGACGACGTTTAGATGTCCATTTAAAAGGACTAAAATTATTAGGAAGCAACATCCATTATAATAATGAATACAAATATTTTGATTTACATATCAATAAAAAAGGTTTAATTGGAGAATATATTTTAATGGAAGAAGCTTCTATTACTGGTACAGCTAATATCATTATGGCATCCACTTTAGCTAAAGGAAAAACAACTATTTATAATGCAGCTTGTGAACCTTATGTTCAACAATTATGCAAGTTATTAAATAGAATGGGAGCAAAAATTAAAGGGATAGGATCTAATTTAATTCATATAATTGGAGTAAAAGACTTAGGTGGATGTGAACACACTATATTACCAGATATGGTAGAAATAGGAAGTTGGATCGGATTATCTGCTATTACTTGTTCTGAAATTAAAATTAAAAATGTAAGTTGGAAAAATTTGGGAATCATTCCTAGAATATTTCAAAAAATGGGTATAAAATTAGAAAAAGAAAAAGATAACATTTATATTCCATCACAAAAATCTTATCAAATTAAAAAATCATTAAATAATGCAATATTAACAATATCTGATTCTCCATGGCCTGGATTAACTCCGGATTTATTAAGTATTTTAACTGTAGTTGCAACTCAAGCTAAAGGAAGTGTTTTAATTCATCAGAAAATGTTTGAAAGTAGATTATTTTTTGTAGATAAACTTATTGAAATGGGAGCTCAAATCATATTATGTGACCCTCATAGGGCTACTGTGATAGGACTTAATCATCAATCTTATCTGAGAGGATCTATATTAAATTCTCCGGACATAAGAGCAGGAATATCCCTTCTTATAGCAGCTCTTTCTGCTAAAGGGACTAGTATTATTAAAAATATAGAACAAATAGATAGAGGTTACGAAAATATAGATCAAAGATTACGTATTCTTGGTGCAGATATTCTAAGAATAGAATGA
- the greA gene encoding transcription elongation factor GreA, with amino-acid sequence MEKFEYITKEGLEKLQKEIERLENIERPKISMQIAEARDKGDLSENAEYDAIKEAQGFLEMNIAKLKKKLSNARIIDGSQINRTRVSILSTVRVKNLTYGGEQIYTLVPEGEADLKLGKISINTPISTGLLGKQVGQIAHIKLPNKMILDYEILEIAFDES; translated from the coding sequence ATGGAAAAATTTGAATATATAACTAAAGAAGGATTAGAAAAATTACAAAAAGAAATAGAAAGATTAGAAAATATAGAACGTCCAAAAATATCCATGCAAATAGCAGAAGCTAGAGATAAAGGTGATTTATCAGAAAATGCAGAATATGATGCAATAAAAGAAGCTCAAGGTTTTTTAGAAATGAATATAGCTAAGTTAAAAAAAAAATTATCTAATGCACGTATCATAGATGGATCTCAAATTAATAGAACTCGAGTTTCTATTCTTTCTACTGTAAGAGTAAAAAATCTGACTTATGGAGGTGAACAAATATATACTTTAGTTCCAGAAGGAGAAGCAGATTTAAAATTAGGTAAAATATCCATTAACACTCCTATATCAACAGGATTACTCGGAAAACAAGTAGGACAAATAGCTCACATTAAATTACCTAATAAAATGATACTTGATTATGAAATTTTAGAAATCGCGTTTGATGAATCATAA
- a CDS encoding HIT family protein, protein MNHNIFKKIINNEILSYKVAENYDYLAFLDIHPIKIGHTLIIPKRHNRDKIFSLSEKDFISIMSFTRKVAIGIEKIIPCNRVGLFVMGFEIPHIHIHLIPMDQEKDVDFSRKRIVLSSKNFQILSEKIKKSVDL, encoded by the coding sequence ATGAATCATAATATTTTTAAAAAAATAATTAATAATGAAATTTTATCTTATAAAGTGGCAGAAAATTATGATTATTTAGCTTTTTTAGATATTCATCCTATAAAAATAGGACATACTTTAATCATACCGAAAAGACATAATAGAGATAAAATTTTTTCTTTATCAGAAAAAGATTTTATCTCTATTATGTCTTTTACAAGGAAAGTGGCTATAGGAATAGAAAAAATTATTCCTTGTAATCGTGTCGGTCTATTTGTTATGGGTTTTGAAATTCCTCATATACATATTCATTTAATTCCTATGGATCAAGAAAAGGATGTAGATTTTTCTAGAAAAAGAATAGTTTTATCTTCAAAAAATTTTCAAATTTTATCAGAAAAAATAAAAAAGTCTGTTGATTTATAA
- a CDS encoding type III pantothenate kinase: MLLTINIGNSSLRFGLFDNNSNLECNCSWIINSNPHKSSDEYILLFRNIYQQYGIIYKFIQNIVIGSVVPPLTNIVEQSLYEIHKIKPIVVDRNSISPIKHYSHELGTDLYANAIAAYTLYNNQNTTLVVDFGTALSFTCIDQYGNLQGVIIAPGVNSSLTALIGNTAQLSQIELKKPPSILGQYTETCIQSGIIYGYLSMVEGLINRINQELKTNCFVIATGGLSHIYTPLTKKIHIKDKLHTIKGLKILFHWNH, from the coding sequence ATGTTATTAACAATAAATATTGGAAATTCTAGTCTTCGTTTTGGACTATTTGATAATAATTCCAATTTGGAATGTAATTGTTCATGGATTATTAATAGTAATCCACATAAATCCTCAGATGAATATATTTTATTATTTAGAAATATATATCAACAATATGGAATCATTTACAAATTTATACAAAATATTGTCATTGGCTCCGTTGTTCCACCTCTTACTAATATTGTAGAACAATCTTTATATGAAATACATAAAATTAAACCTATTGTAGTCGATAGAAATTCTATTTCTCCTATCAAACATTATTCTCATGAATTAGGCACAGATTTATATGCTAACGCTATAGCTGCTTATACATTATACAATAACCAAAATACTACTTTAGTTGTAGATTTTGGAACAGCATTAAGTTTTACCTGTATAGATCAATATGGAAACCTTCAAGGTGTTATTATTGCTCCTGGTGTAAATAGTTCTTTGACCGCATTAATTGGAAATACTGCACAACTATCACAAATTGAATTAAAAAAACCTCCTAGCATATTAGGACAATATACAGAAACATGTATTCAAAGTGGAATCATTTATGGATATTTAAGTATGGTTGAAGGCTTAATAAATAGGATAAATCAAGAATTGAAAACCAATTGTTTTGTGATTGCGACTGGAGGTTTATCTCATATATATACACCTTTAACAAAAAAAATTCATATAAAAGATAAATTACACACAATCAAAGGATTAAAAATATTATTTCACTGGAATCATTAG
- a CDS encoding alpha/beta fold hydrolase, which translates to MMDIYKINFQIKGKGVPIVLLHGFMESLEIWNYIYYNIHNKYKVISIDFPGHGKSLFLKEKDTVLTMEKTAEIVKKIIEKENIQEAIFVGHSMGGYVALAIAEKYPEMFLGLCLLHSTTESDTPEKKKNRIQSIQLAIDNHPLFISTSIKKLFHDKKLHFLQNEISFVKKIASQTSIISITSFLKGMSIRKNRKFLLKKTQFPKLYIAGLYDLILDIKKIYEETKNANNTYFVSIPAGHMGHIEKPKEIVRILENFIDFSIIEK; encoded by the coding sequence ATGATGGATATTTATAAAATAAATTTTCAAATCAAAGGAAAAGGAGTCCCTATAGTATTGTTACATGGATTTATGGAAAGTTTAGAAATATGGAATTATATATATTATAATATTCATAATAAATATAAAGTTATTTCAATTGATTTTCCAGGTCATGGAAAAAGTCTTTTTTTAAAAGAAAAAGATACTGTTCTCACTATGGAAAAAACTGCAGAAATTGTAAAAAAAATTATAGAAAAAGAAAATATACAAGAAGCTATTTTTGTTGGACATTCTATGGGAGGATATGTAGCTTTAGCTATCGCAGAAAAATATCCAGAAATGTTTTTAGGTTTATGTTTACTCCATTCTACAACAGAATCAGATACACCTGAAAAAAAGAAAAATCGGATTCAGTCTATTCAATTAGCAATTGATAATCATCCATTATTTATATCTACAAGTATAAAAAAATTATTTCATGATAAAAAATTGCATTTTTTACAAAATGAGATATCCTTCGTGAAGAAAATTGCTTCACAGACTTCTATTATAAGTATTACTTCTTTTTTAAAAGGAATGTCAATTAGAAAAAATAGAAAATTTCTGCTAAAAAAAACTCAATTTCCAAAATTATATATAGCTGGTTTATACGATTTAATTCTTGATATTAAAAAAATTTATGAAGAAACTAAAAATGCAAATAACACTTATTTTGTTTCAATACCTGCAGGTCATATGGGCCATATCGAAAAACCTAAAGAAATAGTAAGAATATTAGAAAATTTTATAGATTTCTCCATAATTGAAAAATGA
- a CDS encoding 5-formyltetrahydrofolate cyclo-ligase, translating into MNKKKLRKKYFYMRKYISHVEIIKMSYKIFFQLKKIFFIWEKTYYHIFLPIREHQEINTFIIINFLLKMGKCVTIPCSDFEKLSIENCLYHEDIILIKNKHGILEPISMHKYIVPISLIEIIFIPLLIFDLKGHRIGYGKGFYDRFIPLCKKNVIKIGLSFFSPIKEIQNIHKYDLLIDIGITPDYIFLI; encoded by the coding sequence ATGAATAAAAAAAAATTACGTAAAAAATACTTCTATATGAGAAAATATATTTCTCATGTAGAAATTATAAAAATGAGTTATAAAATTTTTTTTCAGTTAAAAAAAATATTTTTTATATGGGAAAAAACATATTATCACATTTTTTTACCTATACGTGAACATCAAGAAATCAATACATTTATCATTATTAATTTTTTATTAAAAATGGGAAAATGTGTAACTATTCCCTGCTCTGATTTTGAAAAATTATCCATAGAAAATTGTTTATATCATGAAGATATTATTTTAATAAAAAATAAACATGGTATTTTAGAACCAATTTCTATGCATAAATATATTGTTCCAATCTCTCTTATTGAAATTATATTTATTCCCTTATTAATATTTGATTTAAAAGGACATAGAATCGGTTATGGAAAAGGGTTTTATGATAGATTTATTCCTTTATGCAAAAAAAATGTTATCAAAATAGGTTTAAGTTTTTTTAGTCCCATAAAGGAAATTCAAAACATACATAAATATGACTTATTAATAGATATAGGAATCACTCCTGATTATATTTTCCTCATTTAA